TTTTGGATTCCTGAAGGGTTTGGTCATGCCTTTGTTGTTCTTTCAGAGAGTGCGCAGTTCCTGTATAGGACTACTGATTTCTGGGCACCTGAACATGAGCGATGCATTGTCTGGAATGATCCCGATCTGAATATTGACTGGCCCTTTAAATTTATACCTGTGCTTTCAGAAAAAGATGCGGACGGCACATTCTTTAAAGATGCTGAGCTTTATGAACTCTGATTATCAATTGAATTCAGCGGGATTGGAGATGTATCTGTATTGAGTCGTATGTAATCAGATTATGAACATTTCCTGAACCAGGAGCAGATAAATGGGGAAAATAAGTGCAATTTGTGTGATGCTGTTGCTTGGTGGTTGTGCCTCGTTCAGTGGGAAACCGGAAACGGTGATTCTCCGGAATCCCCAAACAATGGAATTTGTAAACTGTGAAGTGAGCAAGTGGGAAACGGAAAGCTCATACAAGGCCAACGAACAGTGTGTGAAGGACTATGAGGCCAAAGGCTTTGTGGTGTGGGGGAAACGCTAATCTCCTGAGAGGTCTATGGTGTGATCCTGGGTAACATAGCGAACGGTCTGGGAAGGTGTGAGTTTCGCAGACGACGGTCCGGAGCGCACATAAAATTCTTCATTTTTACCTATATGGAGGAAAATCGGTGTTGAAGCTGGAGAGCATTCTATCAGCAGGGCTTCCTTGTCTTCAATTTCAACCAGGGTTGTTTCTATAAATCTTGAGAATTCAGCGCCAATATGGTGATTGATAAGGTTTTTGACATGAAGAAGACACTTGTCCCTGTTTTCAAAATTGTCTTTTTCCAGCCCTGTGAGTTCTCCGTTATCATTGACACCTATAAGCAATGTTCCGCCTCTGGTATTCAAAAAGGCAACAACAGTTTTAAGCCACGCCAGTTCAATTTCCTTGCCGTTTTTATCTGTTTTCAGATTGAAACGGACTGTTGATTTAAATTCAATCTCAGGCCCTTCCCCCCGGTTGATTGCCTCATTGAGTCGTACAATCGGAGTCTTATTTTTTTTCTTTCGCTGGTGGGTCTTCATAAAGAGTAGATAGACCAGCCCTGTTCCGGCAAGAGCGATCAGCAGGTCGAAAAAATCGATTTGAAACAATTTGGCATTGATCTGGCTCATAAACTGTTTTTCAGGTGCTGCCACCCCAAGCCAGAAATTAGGGTGATCCGTGTTCAGGGGTTGCAGCGATGCAAGCCATGGCTGCTTACCCTTGAGGAACTGGACAACCTGGTTTCTTGGCTGCCCTGAATCGTTCCATTTGTGGATAAGGATATCCAGCAGTTCATTTTTCTGGGAGATTTCATCAGAGTTGCTTGAGATATACGTGTTTTCGGAAGAGTTGATAAGAAAGACGATTCCGGAATATTTCTTATTTCTGATGGAAAGGAATTTTTCTATATTGGCAAGGGGAATATTGAGTCCGAAGACTGAATAGACCTGGGAACCATTATGTTTCCAGGAAACAGAGGTGGTGACTCCTTTTTCCTTTGAGTAAATGAATGTTCGCACCGGGGTGATATGGATGCGATTTTTTTTGTCAGGAGTAAAAAACCAGCTCATCTGCCGGGGATCATAGTCGTCAGTTTTTTTCCATGTTTTCAATTCCTTATCCACGGTCTGCCATTCGGCAAAATGAAGCGTCCGGGGAGTACTTTTTAAATCATGTGAATACCTGGTTATTGTCCTTTGGCCATCCTTGTAGAGAAAATATTCGTCCCCCATGCTGTTGGCCAGGACAAGACTGTTGATGATGGTCTTGTTTTCAAGAAGAGGGAAGAACAGTTTATTAAGATCGTGGATGTTTTCGTAGTGAAGAGCGCCATTTGCTCCCCACTCCCTTACAATATTGAGTTGTTCCGTGATTGAGGCAAAAAATACCCGTATTTCACCCAGTTCGACATTGCTTATTTCTGAGATCAAC
The DNA window shown above is from Desulfomarina profundi and carries:
- a CDS encoding RNA-binding domain-containing protein, translating into MTKISLMKKIFLLATSFIFFLAGINIYQYLKIKTEIAPTLISEISNVELGEIRVFFASITEQLNIVREWGANGALHYENIHDLNKLFFPLLENKTIINSLVLANSMGDEYFLYKDGQRTITRYSHDLKSTPRTLHFAEWQTVDKELKTWKKTDDYDPRQMSWFFTPDKKNRIHITPVRTFIYSKEKGVTTSVSWKHNGSQVYSVFGLNIPLANIEKFLSIRNKKYSGIVFLINSSENTYISSNSDEISQKNELLDILIHKWNDSGQPRNQVVQFLKGKQPWLASLQPLNTDHPNFWLGVAAPEKQFMSQINAKLFQIDFFDLLIALAGTGLVYLLFMKTHQRKKKNKTPIVRLNEAINRGEGPEIEFKSTVRFNLKTDKNGKEIELAWLKTVVAFLNTRGGTLLIGVNDNGELTGLEKDNFENRDKCLLHVKNLINHHIGAEFSRFIETTLVEIEDKEALLIECSPASTPIFLHIGKNEEFYVRSGPSSAKLTPSQTVRYVTQDHTIDLSGD